In Synergistota bacterium, the genomic window CCGGCTAAGGCGAGTGAAAGCGTGCTTCGCGTTACCGCTCACGAGCTGGGTAATATACATCGTTTCGAAGCAGAAGCTGCGATGGAGGGCGGTATAGTCATCTATGAGAATATATCGCTTGATCTCGCCTTCGAGGGATCATTTCTCGCTGCGAGAGCGGGGAAATCTGAGGCAAAAATAATATACAGAAGAAAGGGAAAAAGACTTCTTATAGATAAGCTTGGCGTTCCTAAGAATAAGGAACGTGCTGAAAGGGATCTCCAGGCAAAGAGAAATAGGATAAGGGGTAAGATAGAAAGGGTAAGAAGGGATCCCACCCTTACGTTGAGAGAAAGGGAACGCAAGGTTGAGGAGCTTGAAAGAAAGCTCCGCGAAATAGAAAAGCTTTTAAGGCTCGTTAGGGTTGGAATCCCGATACCTTATAGAGGAGCTGCTCTTGATCTAACAGCTTAAAGCTTTGGAGGCTTTTGATGGATCTCCTTTCTCTGAACCTGCAAGCTATAAAGCATCGAAATCGTGAGCTGTTTCAGAAGCTTAGAAAGGTGCCACCTGCACCTTACGTATCGTTTTCTCCTTCTAAGAAGGGTCCGCTGGTAGCTTATGTCCTTGCTAAGGATGGAAAGAGATATCTTTTGCATAGTGCTCATGATCCAATTGCGGAGGCTGAAGATGTAGCGTCGAAGGTACGATGGCGTGGTGTAACTCATGTAGTTGTCTTCGGGCTGGGATGCGGTTATCAGCTTCCTTCTATTTTAAAGAGGGTTTCCCCAAAGGTGAAAGTTTATGCGATAGAACCGGATATATCTCTTTTTAAGGCGGTTTTAGCTGTTGTGAATTGGAAGAGCTTTCTTTCCTATCCAAATCTTAATCTAATAGTAGGGTTGAATCCCTCAGCAGCTGTGGAAGCTATTATGAAGACCCTTAATCCTGTCGAGCTTAAGGCTCTTGAAATCTTCAGGCACCCTGTTTACTATAGGCTCCTCCCAACATACTTTTCTGAGCTGGAAAAGGAGTTAAACGAATCTATAAGGATCTCTCTCGTTAATCTTATAACCGCTTTGCAAACAAGCTTTAGGGATCAAAAAAATACTCTGCTTAACCTAAGGTATGTGGTTTTTAATCCCCCTGTCAAGAATATCTTTAGAGCTTTTACTGGCAAACCCGCGATTATAGTCTGCGCTGGTCCCTCTCTTGATAAGAATGTCCATTATCTTGCGGACGTTCAAGACAAAGCCTTGATTATCTCGGTTGATACCGCTTTAAGGCCTCTCATTGTTAGGGGTATACATCCTCATATAGTTGTAGCTGGTGATCCCCAAGATGCCAATTTCGATCATTTTAGAATGGTTAAACCTTCGGAGATGGAAGGGATCTATTTAGTGGCAGAACCAAGGGTCTCTCCTCTAATTTTTAATTATTGGCGAGGCAGGATATTTATATGTGATTTTGGTTCTCAGATTATGAGATGGTTAAGGAGCTTCTATGGAGAATTTGGAAAGTTGACCGTGTGGGGATCAGTTTCAACGGTTGCCGTTAGCTTAGCGGTTGAGCTTGGATGTAGGCCCATAATTTTGCTGGGGCAGGATTTGGCTTATACGGGTTTAAAAAGATATGCTTCATATACTTGGGTTGATGAAACTTCCCCTAATGATGTTGACCCTGGAAGATTTAACCTTATCAGAGAAAAAGACATCTGGGGTAGAGAAACATATACCGCTAGAAATATGTTAAGCTATCGAGATTGGTTAAAACAGTTTTTTAAAAAAGTTAGGGGAGTTTTCATAAACGCTACTGAAGGGGGGATATTAAGGGAAGGAGCAGATATAAAGAGCTTTGTGGAGGTATCTCATACCCTTTTAAAGGGGACTTTTAAGCCCCTGGAAATTTTAGGAAAGAATTGGAGAAATAGGAAAAGTCCTGAAAGGCTTTCAAAAGAGATGGAAGAAAAGCTTTCCTCGCTGATGGCAGTGATGAAGGAGGTAATTGAGTTATGCAGTGATAAAATTTCTATCCTCGAAAAATCTTGTGGTAAAATAAACGAGGAAGTTAGAGAAGGAGAGGATAGGTTAAAAGCGCTCTTTAAGCGATATCCCTTTATAGAAGAAGGATTCCTTCCATATATTTTGGCTTTTAATAGGGGGATTGAGCGCTTGCGAGACCTGCCTGAGGAGGAAGCCGAGAAGAAGGAGTTTGAGGCATACGCGCTTCTTTTCACTGGCGTAAGGGATATGGCAACCAAGTATGTAGAAACCATTGATGAAGCAATGCGTAAATTGAAAGGGGGTAAAGCATCATGAAGTTCTTCTTCTGGGATCTTGGTGCTTATTTGGGAAAGATTCTTCTTGCTCTTGTGGCTGGTGGAGGAATTGCCCTTATAGCTGCTATTATAGCTTTTATTTTTTGGGATAAGGCAGATATATTGGAGGAAGAAATCGAAGAGGAAGGGGAATCTCGCAAATCTTCTGCTTCTATCTTCTGGCGCGTTCTCGCTGTAGTAGTTGGAGGGTTAGGATGTATTTGGGGTATATCTGCTTTTATAGATACGATAAAATTTCTCTTTTGAAGAAGGGAGGGATATAGCTTGAAAACTATAGTAGTTGTGGCTCACATTTTTCTAGCAGTTGCATTAATATTTGCAGTTATGGTTCAGGGAAGAAAAAGCTCACACTTCTCTGGTATATTTGGTGGAGGAACCATTGCTGATATGAGTGGTGGACAGAGGAAAAAGCTTCCTCTTCTTACTAAGGTAACAGCGGCTTTGGGAGCTGCTTTTATGTTTACCGCTTTTCTTATGGCTTTTTATAGGTAACATGCGATAAGCTCTGGAAAGGTGAGGACTTAAAATGATAAGGAACTTGGATGACGTTAGGAGCATTAAGCTTGGTGATAAGAGATTTCATTCCGCTACCCATGAGGAGATCAGAAATGGCTTAACGACGGATATATATTTTATAAAGACAATAGAGGTTCTGAGGCACCTTGGGCTTGAAAGGGTTAACGTTGTCGCTGATATATTTCCCCGGCGAGATGGAGTCATGGCTGGAGTCGAGGAGGTTTTAAGACTTCTTGAGAACAAGAAAGATATTAAGGTA contains:
- a CDS encoding motility associated factor glycosyltransferase family protein; translated protein: MDLLSLNLQAIKHRNRELFQKLRKVPPAPYVSFSPSKKGPLVAYVLAKDGKRYLLHSAHDPIAEAEDVASKVRWRGVTHVVVFGLGCGYQLPSILKRVSPKVKVYAIEPDISLFKAVLAVVNWKSFLSYPNLNLIVGLNPSAAVEAIMKTLNPVELKALEIFRHPVYYRLLPTYFSELEKELNESIRISLVNLITALQTSFRDQKNTLLNLRYVVFNPPVKNIFRAFTGKPAIIVCAGPSLDKNVHYLADVQDKALIISVDTALRPLIVRGIHPHIVVAGDPQDANFDHFRMVKPSEMEGIYLVAEPRVSPLIFNYWRGRIFICDFGSQIMRWLRSFYGEFGKLTVWGSVSTVAVSLAVELGCRPIILLGQDLAYTGLKRYASYTWVDETSPNDVDPGRFNLIREKDIWGRETYTARNMLSYRDWLKQFFKKVRGVFINATEGGILREGADIKSFVEVSHTLLKGTFKPLEILGKNWRNRKSPERLSKEMEEKLSSLMAVMKEVIELCSDKISILEKSCGKINEEVREGEDRLKALFKRYPFIEEGFLPYILAFNRGIERLRDLPEEEAEKKEFEAYALLFTGVRDMATKYVETIDEAMRKLKGGKAS
- the secG gene encoding preprotein translocase subunit SecG, whose amino-acid sequence is MKTIVVVAHIFLAVALIFAVMVQGRKSSHFSGIFGGGTIADMSGGQRKKLPLLTKVTAALGAAFMFTAFLMAFYR